The following DNA comes from Chlamydiota bacterium.
ATTGGAAAATTCAAAGACTTTTTTGACTTTAGCAGTCAGGGCAGGATCTCCATAAACCTGGATTTCAGGACCATAACCGACAAGTCTTTCGACTTCTGCTCGTATGATGTCATAATCTAAATTCAAATTTTTCAAGACATTGACCGCGATGCCTTGACCTAGCTTGAAGAGCCCTAAAAGTAGGTGTTCTGTACCTAAGTAGTTGTGGTTTAAGCGTTGAGCTTCTTTTTTAGCCAGTTTTATGACTTGTTTTGCGCGGTTTGTAAATTTATCGAACATAACACCTCAAATTTATCTTGTTTTGATCTTCAAAATACGTTTTGAAATTTTTTTTGGCAATTCAATGTTTGTTTTTTTTAAATCCCTTAAAACCAGCCACATGAAAAACGTGGTTTTAGTAATTTCTTATTTAAAATATACTCTCATTATAGTCATTAAATGAATAAAAATAAAGAGTTTAATGATGTCTACATCAGCAACATTTTTAGGACTTAGCGCAAGTTTTTCGAATCTTAGTGAATTTTTTTGGCCAAATGGGTCTTCTTTGGTTCAAGCGCTTCCCACTTTGCAATCTTCAGCACATTTGCCACATAGGGTTGATGTGCTACATACTCAAGAACTTTCATCCATCCATTTTTATTTTAGTTCTGAAGTAGAAGACTTTGATGAGAAACTTCGTTTATATTTTAGTACACATAGAAATAAGATTTTTTTAGATTCTACACAAGAGGCAGGGGATATCGAGGCGTATTGGGGTAAAGAAAAAGGACAAGTTGTAAGTTGTGAAGATCCTGAAAAAAAAGGTCCTAATGTCAAAGTATTGCAAAATGCCATACAAGATTTACAAAGGCCAACGTTTCGTTTTGAAATAGAAGGTGATGTCTATGAACACCCATCTTATTGTTCTGATGAAACAGCAGGAAAAGAAAACTCCGAAAAAATAACATTTGAAAACAAACGATATGTCTATCAATTTGCAAAAACACTTACAGAAAAATATGGAGAGAGAATCGCAAAATTCATTTTTTTCAGTGCATGTCAAGGACATTGGAAAGCATATGCAGCATTTGTTTTTAGTTTAAAAGAAACTGCTTTTCTGAAAAAAGAAACCCATAAAGAGACTTTTACGGTGAAGATACAATTTAAAAAAGATCGTGATGATATCACAGATATCACATTTTACTTTATAGGGACTTTGCGATTTAATGACGGGCAAAATGCTGTAGAAGCGCGATTCAGTTCACATTTTGACATCAATGTAGAGACTCAAAAAGTCCCAAATTATACCACTGATGAAGCTATTTTAACCACCCGTCTAGCATGACAACTATTATTACACAGTTCGCTTGGGTTTGTCATTATGTTTGTCAAAATGCTAAAAAATTAACAAATGCGCTGACTTTTAACGCTTTTGCTCTCATCCAACAGTCTAGTGCTCCTCCAAGAATTGTTTCAGAAGTCACAGAAGATGATTGGATCGACTTAGGAAAAGATTCAGATTCAGATGTGCCAGAAATAGATTTTGGTGTTGGAAAAGTTACATGCCCGGCAACATGTTATTTGGAAGAAGGTCCAGGGTATTGTGTTCATGCTCTGTACTCACAAGAGGTGATTTCTGACCCAAACTCAGAAAATCCAAATTTTGATCTCCCAGATGAAGCACTGCCAGAAATTGACCTTGAGACCTTAAAAATCATCTTACCTCATCAAAAACCTTAGTTTCTTAAAAGTCATTTAGTGACTTGGAATTTCTATCTCAACCCTTTCTAAATCAAAGACTTGAGGTTCGATTGTCTTTATATGAAATTTATACAATTACGGTATAATTGGGTACAAATATACTAAATAATAAATAAAAAAAGAGGTTAATTATGGCATCATCAAGCCACTTAGATCCAAGTCCTTTAAATTTAGGGGGTTCTGATACTAAAGAGGTAACGTACAAGGGAGAAGAAGTAGAAGCATTTTTAGATAGGCTTCCTCCAATAGCAAATAGTGCACATCCACCCCAAACATCTAGTTCAAGTTCTTCAGAACCAAGTTTAACAGTGCGTGATTCAGATCCTGAGGAATTAAGTCTCGATTCATTTGAAGAGCTAGGCGCACCAATGAAGCGCATCGATCTTATCGAACCTAGAACTCTGCAATCAAAGGCTCAAAAAGCATCTAGCTACGTCTCTTCTTTTTTTGGGTCAAAAAAGCCAGAATCAAAAAAAGCAGTAGGAATGTATTCGCCAGAAAAAGGCAAAGTATATCCATCTGAAGAAGATAAATTTAAAGATATTGTACTTCAAAATGTGCAAGGAGCTCTTGAAGATAATTTTACAGGAAAATATATCTTAGATACTAGTAAAGAAACCCAAAACCTGGAAGCAAGTTGGAAGGACATTAGTAGAAGTATGAAAAAAATTCCAGATCCTGTTCCAATGGCTCCAGGAAGAAAACCAGGTCCCATGCTTTCTATTCCAGAAAGTGTTTGGAAAGATCTAAGAAGATCCGGCATTCCTTTAGAAATAGATGGTGTCATTTACCAAAATCCATTTGATACAAAGACAACAGAACAGCTTTTTGAAGAAAATAAGGAATATTCTTATTTATTTATTCCCGATGAGGAAACAGAAGATGCAGATAGAATGACTGTGAAGGATGAAAGAGGAGATTTTGAAATAGATAAGAAAAAATTCGGGGATTTTGTTGCAGACAAGCATGTCTATGAAACAATGAGAAAATTGGGTGAAAAGTATGGACCAAAAGCTGCACAAATAATCATTTTTGGTGCTGGCCAAGGCAACCTTACAAGGGCCAATGGATTGATGGCAACTACAACAATGGCGATTGGAATGACTTGGCAAACAGCTGATGACCAGATACCACCCTTAAGATCAGAACCATTCAATAGAGCACAAGTAGAAGTCAAACGCAATGCAATGGGCCAAATTCGTAAATTTAGATTTAAATTTACATCAGGGACTCAATACTTTAGACCAGGAAGCACAACACCAGAGATGGAAGTGATGATTAAAGAACAATACCATGTGTATAATGGTTCTTTAAAATATAAGTTTGCAAACTATGTGCTAGAAGAAATCTACGCACAACATAAATAGATTCGTCAAAAAGCTTTAAATTTGATAAAATGGGAGCCATATATGGCTCCTTTTTTTATTCTCGATTCTAAAAGTCATTCGGCATCCTTTCATATGGAAAAAGATGCGCTTTTGTTAGAAAATCTTAAGAAAGATACCACGCCTATTTTACGCTTCTATGAATTTGAAAGACCCAGCTTTACCTATGGGCATTTTACAAATCTAAAAACACTGCTTAATCTAGAGGAGGTGCAATCTTTAGGACTGGATTTTGCAAAAAGACCGACAGGAGGGGGTATCACTTTTCACATGTCCGACTTCACTTTTTCTGTGCTCATTCCTAAAAATCATGAGGGGTTTTTTCAAAACACACTCAAAAATTATGCCTACATTCATGAAAAAGTTGCCAAGGCTCTGAGCAAGGTTTTTCAAAAAAAATTTAGCTTCTTGATGGAAGAAAATAAAGATTCTTTGGGTGAGGGGTTTTGTTCTGCAAAGCCGACAAAATATGATCTTCTGTTGAGTACAAAAAAGGTGTGTGGCGCAGCACAAAGAAAAAAAGAGTGGGGATATTTACATCAAGGTTCTATTTTTTTAGCTCCCATTGAGCCCTATTTTTTAAAGGATTTATTTTTAGACGACAGGATAGAAGATCAAATGAAACAAAACTGTCACTATCTTGTGGAATTAAAAGAATTGAGTGAGTATAAAAGAGCTATTAAAAACAGTTTAACGGATGTCTTTTTAAATGGGTAAAACAGCGATTACACCAACAAGAGAAGAAAATTTTCCTGAATGGTACCAGCAAGTTGTCAAGCAAGGAGAACTTGCCCAAAGTTCATTTGTACGTGGATGTATGGTGATCAAACCCTGGGGCTATTCTCTTTGGGAAAAGATGAAAACGGTGCTTGATAAAGAGTTTAAAAAACATGACGTGGAAAACGCTTATTTTCCTCTGTTTATCCCTCTGCGTTTTTTTGCAAAAGAGGCCAAGCACGTCGAAGGATTTGCCAAAGAATGCGCTGTAGTGACTCACCAAAGATTGGAAGAAAAGGACGGTCAATTGGTTCCTGCAGATCCTTTAGATGAGCCTTTGATTGTGCGTCCCACAAGCGAAACGATCATTGGAGAAACTTTTGCACAATGGATCGAGTCGTATCGTGATCTCCCTTTAAAGATCAATCAATGGTGCAACATTGTACGCTTTGAGATGCGAACACGTCTGTTTTTAAGAACAACAGAGATCCTTTGGCAAGAAGGACACACGGCCCATGCAAGTTATGATGAAGCACTTCAAATGGCAAAAGAGATGCTCGAAGTATATGCCACTTTTGCAAAGGAGTATTTGGCAATGCCTCTCATTGCAGGGAAAAAGACAGAAAATGAAAAATTTCCAGGTGCTGAAATTACCTACGCTCTTGAAGGGATGATGCAAGATAAAAAAGCGCTGCAGGCAGGAACAAGTCACTTTTTTGCTCAAAACTTTTCCAAAGTGCAAAACATTCAATTTAGTGATGAAGAGGGCAATTTGCAATTTGCGTATACCACGTCTTGGGGTGTCACCACGCGTTTAGTTGGGGCGTTAGTGATGGTGCACGGAGATGATAATGGACTTGTCATTCCTCCAAGGATCGCGCCACTGCATCTTGTAATTTTACCCATCCTACATAAGCCAGAGTTTAGAGAAAAAATCTTAAAACATTGTGAAGAGCTCAAGCAGGAGTTAGAAGGAATTCACTACCACGGATGCCCACTTGAGGTCAAAATCGATCAAAGAGATCTTCGTGGAGGCGAAAAACTGTGGTCTTGGGTCAAAAAAGGCGTGCCCATGATCTTGGAAATTGGCCCCAAAGATTTAGAAACACAAAGCATCACTTTTTTAAGACGCGACTTGGATAAAAAAGAACAGATAACAAAAGCGCAATTTTTAAGTAGTGTCACTTCTTATTTAGATGAGATGCAAGAAAATATCTATAAAAGAGCAAAAGATTTGTTAGATAGCCATACGTTTGATGTGCATTCTAAAGAAGAGCTTATGACAGCTTTGAAAAAACCTGGATTTTATCGCTGTTTTTTAAAAGATGATCCAAAAATCGAAGAAGAGCTTAAAGAATGGCAATTGACGGTGCGTTGTATTCCATTTGATCAACCTAAAACAGGTGGAAGGTGCATCTTATCTAATGAAGAAAATTGCCAAAGGGTGATTGTAGCCAAGGCGTATTAACCTGAGATTTTAGTTTAGTTTGCTC
Coding sequences within:
- the lipM gene encoding Octanoyltransferase LipM — its product is MAPFFILDSKSHSASFHMEKDALLLENLKKDTTPILRFYEFERPSFTYGHFTNLKTLLNLEEVQSLGLDFAKRPTGGGITFHMSDFTFSVLIPKNHEGFFQNTLKNYAYIHEKVAKALSKVFQKKFSFLMEENKDSLGEGFCSAKPTKYDLLLSTKKVCGAAQRKKEWGYLHQGSIFLAPIEPYFLKDLFLDDRIEDQMKQNCHYLVELKELSEYKRAIKNSLTDVFLNG
- the proS gene encoding Proline--tRNA ligase, whose translation is MGKTAITPTREENFPEWYQQVVKQGELAQSSFVRGCMVIKPWGYSLWEKMKTVLDKEFKKHDVENAYFPLFIPLRFFAKEAKHVEGFAKECAVVTHQRLEEKDGQLVPADPLDEPLIVRPTSETIIGETFAQWIESYRDLPLKINQWCNIVRFEMRTRLFLRTTEILWQEGHTAHASYDEALQMAKEMLEVYATFAKEYLAMPLIAGKKTENEKFPGAEITYALEGMMQDKKALQAGTSHFFAQNFSKVQNIQFSDEEGNLQFAYTTSWGVTTRLVGALVMVHGDDNGLVIPPRIAPLHLVILPILHKPEFREKILKHCEELKQELEGIHYHGCPLEVKIDQRDLRGGEKLWSWVKKGVPMILEIGPKDLETQSITFLRRDLDKKEQITKAQFLSSVTSYLDEMQENIYKRAKDLLDSHTFDVHSKEELMTALKKPGFYRCFLKDDPKIEEELKEWQLTVRCIPFDQPKTGGRCILSNEENCQRVIVAKAY